In a single window of the Necator americanus strain Aroian chromosome X, whole genome shotgun sequence genome:
- a CDS encoding hypothetical protein (NECATOR_CHRX.G21323.T2), with translation MSLYWERVLSNSPTQQNVDHSGLSASTTAAAQQNNPSTNWDYINLGSGPPQQQHYHWGQHIGSHVEGNRSTGSPGYDPYGAAVMGGYQQAAQNVVYPYQQQQHHEASPNRYAHGAASQTSINQPVDQNHYIQQQRHHQQQHQQQLSQQHQSQQQQQQQQQQQQQQILHQQQQSNPTAVSNPSPAVTQQAQHTLVPARQNTQSSSHQNRSVEPQSVVLPPQPPTSFTPPTSLTPPSSNAQSCSEQQSVPLAVISPAVALPNSTIPQPHSFPTVPPFNSRSSPQQHHQGFTGTIATSTIPQETCPRRSPGETSSRRSSLTYLAVQPLLSVQSPPATGVVTDIARVGDSAQVTPESTYSVDTFGSGISSTDHPTHQRGVSSSSGGAQQSAARTEDNWEDDWERTEHPDRGGVREITPSDAASQTQSEPPGYPSSFPDTPCATREGSVALATDNDTTPHRSEPGSDVVRVAPVSTASPPVVGVPRYEDASRSQDHVPAVAQVAPLRPEPESMQTVPPPVALAPAVQMPSQVDGVTTSTSYSEPVDSSTQLQMNDDEQTQEDDPDVSVAVGVPSESNTQSSERTQEPLAATPEPRTAESVLSPVTVQATSTPMGPEETNKDAKTIYPRIEDRETSSRECEDHQNQANPHSASAAAADQSDSTTGSLSTRNGPERRSVQSRYKKFKEHFSGIMGRLDQYRVEPSRSEFRSSSRTGNPLMANAANRILVPLIYFQYYFTMQQEIRMFNFLGAFDQYMA, from the exons ATGTCGCTCTACTGGGAGCGTGTACTTTCGAATTCACCCACCCAACAG AATGTAGATCATTCTGGATTGAGCGCGTCAACCACGGCTGCTGCTCAACAGAACAATCCATCCACGAATTGGGATTATATTAATCTAGGAAGTGGTCCACCTCAACAACAACACTACCATTGGGGTCAACATATCGGTTCGCATGTG GAGGGAAATCGCTCCACAGGCTCTCCCGGATATGATCCTTACGGAGCTGCCGTAATGGGAGGCTATCAACAAGCTGCTCAAAATGTTGTCTATCCGTACCAGCAGCAACAACATCATGAAG CTTCTCCTAATCGTTATGCACATGGTGCGGCTTCTCAAACAAGCATCAATCAGCCTGTTGATCAA AATCATTATATTCAACAACAACGGCATCATCAGCAGCAACATCAGCAACAGTTATCTCAACAACACCAatctcaacaacaacaacaacaacaacaacaacagcaacagcaacaaattttgcatcaacaacaacaatcaaACCCGACAGCGGTCTCTAACCCTTCGCCAGCAGTAACACAGCAAGCTCAACATACTCTAGTTCCGGCAAGGCAAAATACGCAGTCGTCAAGTCATCAAAATAGATCGGTTGAG CCTCAGAGTGTAGTACTGCCGCCGCAGCCGCCAACATCGTTCACGCCACCAACATCGCTGACACCGCCGTCCTCGAATGCCCAATCGTGTTCCGAACAGCAATCTGTTCCTCTTGCCGTGATTTCTCCTGCTGTAGCCCTACCGAACTCCACAATTCCTCAACCACATTCATTTCCAACGGTGCCTCCGTTCAATTCACGGTCCAGTCCTCAACAACACCACCAGGGATTCACTGGCACGATTGCAACTTCTACAATTCCACAGGAAACTTGTCCAAGACGAAGTCCCGGCGAGACTTCGTCACGTCGATCCTCGCTCACCTATCTTGCAGTTCAACCTCTGTTATCCGTACAGTCTCCACCGGCAACAGGAGTTGTTACTGATATTGCACGTGTCGGTGATTCCGCCCAAGTGACTCCTGAATCGACATACTCTGTGGATACCTTCGGATCTGGAATTTCATCCACCGATCATCCGACACATCAGCGAGGAGTCAGCTCTTCATCAGGCGGTGCCCAGCAGAGTGCAGCACGAACGGAGGACAACTGGGAAGATGATTGGGAGAGGACGGAACATCCGGATAGAGGCGGCGTCAGAGAG ATTACGCCGAGCGACGCTGCGAGCCAAACTCAATCGGAACCACCTGGATATCCATCAAGTTTTCCAGATACACCAT GCGCGACTAGAGAGGGTTCGGTGGCACTAGCAACAGATAATGACACTACACCTCATCGTAGTGAACCTGGCTCGGATGTGGTGAGGGTAGCTCCTGTTTCAACTGCATCCCCACCGGTTGTTGGAGTGCCAAGATACG AAGATGCCAGTCGATCTCAAGATCATGTGCCGGCTGTTGCTCAGGTTGCTCCGTTACGACCAGAG CCAGAATCAATGCAAACTGTGCCACCTCCTGTAGCCCTTGCACCAGCTGTTCAAATGCCATCACAAGTTGACGGAGTGACG ACAAGTACATCTTACTCTGAACCCGTTGACTCTTCGACTCAACTTCAAATGAACGATGATGAACAAACACAAGAAGACGATCCTGATGTGTCTGTTGCTGTTGGCGTTCCCTCAGAGTCTAACACTCAAAGCTCCGAAAGGACGCAGGAACCACTCGCTGCCACGCCTGAGCCCAGGACTGCAGAAAGTGTTCTAAGTCCGGTGACTGTTCAAGCGACAAGTACTCCAATGGGTCCCGAAGAAACGAACAAAGATGCGAAGACCATATACCCCAG gattgaAGACCGCGAAACTTCTAGTAGAGAATGCGAGGATCATCAAAATCAAGCGAACCCCCATTCTGCATCAGCTGCAGCAGCCGACCAGAGCGACAGCACTACCGGCTCTCTTTCCACCAGGAATGGTCCGGAACGACGAAGTGTTCAGAGCCGCTACAAGAAATTTAAGGAGCA cttCTCTGGTATTATGGGTCGTTTGGATCAATATCGAGTCGAGCCATCCCGAAGCGAATTCCGATCGTCATCGCGAACAGGAAATCCACTCATGGCGAACGCTGCGAATAG AATTCTTGTTCCTCTAATATATTTTCAGTATTATTTCACTATGCAACAAGAAATTAGAATGTTTAACTTTCTTGGTGCGTTCGATCAATACATGGCTTAG
- a CDS encoding hypothetical protein (NECATOR_CHRX.G21324.T1) yields the protein MINSRILFITGLICLCEGLRQVQVGSLAHPEVVSTGGFLQEREYRYVSSASEEKIDATSYIQETPQFVTTESPVQPVETASNVSGEDVRIVPKIQKKRKKRRKGKKKKMRKVKVKPRGGRHIKDTYQDLHPWNTQYIEEEKSPIQTTTETVVTFEPIYDKSTGNSYTQEELLKLCEETRKIGEKFGIYDISSFAGSNCSLIRLYYPEVTCEQINIFLQYCQSAGSIK from the exons ATGATTAATTCTCGTATCCTATTCATTACGGGTCTAATATGTCTATGTGAG GGGTTACGTCAGGTGCAAGTCGGATCTCTGGCTCATCCTGAAGTGGTCTCAACTGGCGGATTTCTACAG GAACGGGAATATCGATATGTCTCGTCCGCATCCGAGGAGAAGATAGATGCAACCAGCTACATCCAGGAAACTCCTCAATTTGTTACTACTGAAAGCCCCGTACAGCCCGTTGAG ACTGCCTCAAATGTTTCCGGAGAGGACGTCCGAATTGTCccgaaaatacaaaagaagaggaagaaaaggagaaagggaaagaagaaaaagatgcgGAAGGTGAAGGTGAAACCGCGCGGAGGTCGCCATATCAAAGACACATACCAGGATCTTCATCCATGGAATACG CAAtatattgaagaagaaaaatccccaATTCAAACTACCACAGAAACTGTTGTCACATTTGAA ccaatCTACGACAAATCAACAGGGAACTCATACACCCAAGAAGAACTTTTGAAGCTATGCGAGGAGACgagaaaaattggagaaaaattcgGAATCTATGATATTTCCTCATTTGCTGGAAGTAATTGCTCTCTTATTCGTCTTTACTATCCAGAAGTTACATGCGAACAAATCAATATCTTCCTGCAATATTGCCAAAGTGCTGGTTCAATCAAGTaa
- a CDS encoding hypothetical protein (NECATOR_CHRX.G21325.T1), with protein MNSNNGPIKEHGKRRVAYYYDSNIGNYYYGQGHVMKPHRIRMTHHLLLNYGVYRDLEVYRPFPATFEEMTRFHSEEYMSFLKCASPDNLKMYNKQMLKFNVGEDCPLFDGLYEFCQLSSGGSLAAAVKLNKRKADIAINWMGGLHHAKKSEASGFCYTNDIVLGILELLKYHKRVLYVDIDVHHGDGVEEAFYTTDRVMTVSFHKYGDFFPGTGDLKDIGAGKGRLYSLNVPLKDGITDDAYQSIFKPVMTKVMERFQPCAVVLQCGADSLNGDRLGPFNLTLRGHGECVKFFRAQNIPLMMVGGGGYTPRNVARCWTYETTLAVDREVPDELPYNDYFEYFGPNYRLHIDPSSASNENTPESLRRIQEAVIQNLEKLTFAPSVQMQPVPEDALKVLNDSSLGQDMADPDVRLHRSIMDGVTQDAGEFYDGENEGDDRRNENNAKRAADTSTQDQVEAKKPKTDE; from the exons ATGAATTCTAACAACGGGCCGATCaaagaacatggaaaacgcAGAGTCGCTTATTACTACGATT CCAATATTGGAAATTATTACTATGGTCAAGGACATGTTATGAAACCACACAGAATACGGATGACCCATCATCTCTTATTGAATTATGGAGTCTACAGAGATCTTGAAGTATAT AGACCTTTTCCTGCGACATTCGAGGAAATGACTCGCTTCCACAGCGAGGAATATATGAGTTTTCTTAAATGTGCAAGTCCGGACAACCTAAAAATGTACAATAAACAAATGCTCAAAT ttAATGTCGGTGAGGACTGTCCACTTTTCGATGGGCTCTACGAGTTCTGCCAGTTAAGTAGTGGAGGATCGTTAG CCGCTGCCGTGAAGctcaataaaagaaaagccGATATTGCCATTAACTGGATGGGTGGTCTCCACCATGCCAAGAAAAGCGAGGCCAGCGGATTCTGCTACACCAATGATATTGTACTTGGAATCCTAGAGTTATTAAAGTATCATAAGAG GGTACTGTATGTGGACATCGATGTGCATCATGGAGATGGAGTTGAAGAAGCGTTCTATACTACAGATCGTGTTATGACAGTATCATTCCATAAATATGGCGATTTCTTCCCAGGAACTGGTGATCTGAAg GACATTGGTGCTGGGAAAGGAAGGCTGTATTCTCTCAACGTACCTCTCAAAGATGGAATCACAGATGATGCGTATCAGAGTATATTTAAACCG GTCATGACAAAAGTTATGGAAAGGTTCCAACCATGTGCTGTTGTCCTACAATGTGGTGCTGATTCTCTGAATGGTGATCGACTTGGCCCATTTAATTTAACGTTACGAG GTCATGGTGAATGTGTGAAATTTTTCCGTGCTCAAAATATTCCCCTAATGATGGTCGGAGGTGGTGGCTATACACCACGGAACGTAGCACGATGTTGGACTTATGAGACAACGTTGGCTGTGGATCGGGAGGTACCGGATG AATTACCGTACAATGACTACTTCGAATACTTCGGTCCCAACTATCGTCTCCACATCGATCCTTCAAGCGCATCCAACGAAAATACCCCAGAGTCTTTACGAAGAATCCA GGAAGCTGTCATtcagaatttggaaaaacttaCATTTGCTCCAAGTGTGCAAATGCAAC CTGTTCCTGAAGATGCATTGAAGGTCTTAAATGATTCTTCACTTGGTCAGGATATGGCAGATCCAGACGTGCGGTTGCATC GATCCATTATGGATGGTGTGACACAGGATGCTGGTGAGTTCTACGATggagaaaatgaaggagatGACCGAAGAAATGAGAATAATGCTAAAAGAGCAGCTGACACCTCAACGCAAGATCAAGTCGAAgctaaaaaaccaaaaactgaTGAG taa
- a CDS encoding hypothetical protein (NECATOR_CHRX.G21326.T1): MYQSSFCYTASYDSTYVPQLCPAPEIDPREASTPAMLFGIPMPSPVQFYSSFPPNYYQMPAPMPISMSDPTQLPIQPNSIQDLNFSATSYYSSELGNVSGFSQSSRNDSWLEYSQSSIHSGEDVTSEFNDSSGSVEVSKRFAGTFAPSYRGASPVLLYRIPSTDLCYVYNRIRTVDGLKGHYVCRECYLKKKYVPAKVANQRYFTTDPLTAGHICRPKNYAKEMTSRQSAKKRTRGQHNDSGLSNSFPDIS, translated from the exons ATGTATCAGAGCAGTTTCTGCTACACTGCATCCTACGATAGTACATATGTCCCTCAGTTATGTCCTGCTCCTGAAATAGATCCACGAGAAGCGTCAACCCCTGCAATGTTATTCGGTATACCCATGCCGAGCCCAGTTCAATTTTACAGCTCATTTCCACCGAATTACTATCAAATGCCAGCTCCGATGCCGATTTCAATGTCGGATCCTACTCAGCTACCGATTCAGCCCAATAGCATTCAGGATCTGAACTTCAGTGCTACTAGCTATTATTCTTCGGAACTAGGCAATGTTTCTGGATTCTCCCAATCGTCCAGAAATGACTCTTGGCTAGAGTATTCTCAGTCAAGCATTCATTCCGGGGAAGATGTCACTTCCGAATTTAACGACTCTTCCGGTTCTGTTGAAGTGTCTAAGCGTTTCGCTGGCACATTTGCTCCATCGTACAGAGGTGCTTCTCCTGTACTCCTCTATCGAATCCCTTCTACTGATCTCTGCTATGTTTACAATCGTATCCGTACCGTTGATGGATTGAAGGGACATTATGTTTGTAGAGAATGTTACCTGAAGAAGAAGTACGTCCCAGCAAAg GTTGCTAACCAGCGCTACTTCACCACGGATCCTTTGACGGCTGGACATATTTGCCGTCccaaaaattatgcaaaagaaatgacTTCTCGTCAGTCAGCCAAG AAGCGTACACGCGGTCAGCACAACGATTCTGGACTGTCTAACAGCTTCCCGGACATATCTTAG
- a CDS encoding hypothetical protein (NECATOR_CHRX.G21327.T1) — MEKSESKWCFWSEIRFFQLVTFHRPIGRSQWIILTIIKEYMRKIYESEGNGLEVFLNADDLALVESRKDLPIHTRNLSFEPKYKIRPNVNQILEHWNLFWDMRELEEMEDTTEERRAFTLPSYYYELLKEKAAENAEEAQVGAEIVETAARMALESIERAERGEFSSTTSSEL, encoded by the exons atggaaaaaagtgaatcgAAGTGGTGTTTTTGGTCTGAAATAAGGTTCTTCCAGTTGGTCACCTTCCACAGGCCTATTG GACGCAGCCAATGGATTATTCTAACTATAATCAAGGAATATATGCGAAAAATATACGAGTCAGAAGGAAATGGACTCGAAGTTTTTCTGAACGCTGATGATTTGGCTCTTGTTGAGTCACGCAAGGATCTTCCTATCCATACGAGAAATCTTTCCTTTGAGCCAAAGTACAAGATTAGACCAAATGTGAATCAG ATTTTGGAGCACTGGAACCTTTTCTGGGATATGAGGGAACTCGAAGAAATGGAGGATACAACGGAAGAACGTAGAGCATTCACTCTACCTAGTTACTACTATGAATTGTTGAAGGAGAAG GCAGCAGAAAATGCAGAGGAAGCGCAAGTTGGTGCTGAAATTGTTGAGACGGCTGCTCGGATGGCGTTGGAGAGCATCGAACGTGCTGAACGTGGCGAATTTTCTTCGACCACTTCTTCTGAACTTTAA
- a CDS encoding hypothetical protein (NECATOR_CHRX.G21328.T2), with the protein MYGEVERTKNNRFFRRFLCAPKELCITLLGIFMRREDRHCTTFPSSSPHSNSRIALCWYLNTCFFCYC; encoded by the exons ATGTATGGCGAGGTGGAACGCACTAAGAACA ATCGCTTCTTCAGGAGATTTCTATGCGCACCAAAAGAACTGTGTATAACCCTTCTTGGGATATTCATGAGAAGAGAAGATCGGCACT GCACCACTTTTCCATCCTCCTCTCCTCATTCGAACTCTAGGATTGCACTCTGTTGGTACCTCAAcacctgttttttttgttattgttga
- a CDS encoding hypothetical protein (NECATOR_CHRX.G21328.T1), translating to MGRIYHALNGVTLLLTHVLGQMAVREFFFATLRELYAYRNMDNTMQQEQVNTSTAASSTGSTEQLSSYSTSGKTFTALVPVSEDFTVPQLYAPSSVPAVKSPPLAVCEGMDTSTEPSFATSYLVLPQQLPTGLPKTSSQVSSSAETILDSNDDVIHTEPKDSPMEFVEVVQKSETPATDASLETIQKSETSATDASLETIQKVDTPSTNSLLEVIVQSDTPATNGPLEAIVKSDTTATDGSLETVVKPDTPAADGSPKAILNSETPATDISMEPVLKSDTPATDVSLDVVLKSDTPTTHVPLGPIPSRKLFSAINLPSKKGTHILIYNIANSDNCYVFQTYEVGKEVRNYRCVGKYSSGTKCTATVMGSENHFYSDPTKLDHKCIPRSLLQEISMRTKRTVYNPSWDIHEKRRSALRARENLVKDESPSNKGGCSGAQSKSATRTPMEKPK from the exons ATGGGACGAATCTACCATGCACTTAACGGCGTAACGCTTTTACTCACACATGTTCTCGGGCAAATGGCCGTACGAG aGTTCTTTTTTGCGACTCTTCGAGAACTGTACGCTTATCGAAATATGGATAAtac CATGCAACAAGAACAGGTGAACACCTCGACGGCTGCTTCATCCACTGGAAGCACTGAGCAGCTATCGTCGTATTCCACATCGGGGAAGACTTTCACCGCATTGGTCCCTGTTTCTGAGGATTTCACTGTACCACAGCTCTACGCTCCTTCTTCTGTTCCCGCTGTAAAATCTCCGCCGCTTGCCGTCTGCGAGGGGATGGACACCAGCACGGAACCGTCATTCGCTACCAGCTATTTGGTTCTGCCACAGCAGCTGCCTACTGGCTTGCCGAAGACATCTTCGCAAGTCTCGTCGTCTGCCGAAACTATTCTGGATTCAAATGATGATGTGATCCACACGGAACCTAAAGATTCGCCAATGGAGTTTGTAGAAGTCGTTCAGAAGTCGGAAACTCCTGCTACTGACGCTTCTCTAGAAACCATTCAGAAGTCCGAAACTTCTGCTACTGACGCTTCTCTGGAAACCATTCAGAAGGTGGACACTCCTTCTACTAATAGTCTTCtggaagtcattgtacagtCGGACACTCCGGCTACTAATGGTCCTCTGGAAGCCATTGTAAAATCGGACACTACGGCTACTGATGGTTCTCTGGAAACCGTTGTGAAGCCGGACACTCCTGCTGCTGATGGTTCTCCGAAAGCTATCCTGAATTCGGAGACTCCGGCTACTGATATTTCCATGGAACCTGTTCTGAAGTCGGACACTCCCGCTACTGATGTTTCTCTTGATGTCGTCCTGAAGTCGGACACTCCTACAACTCACGTTCCTCTTGGACCCATCCCGTCAAGAAAACTCTTCTCGGCCATTAACCTTccctcaaaaaaaggaactcaCATTCTCATCTATAACATCGCCAACTCTGATAACTGTTACGTTTTTCAAACTTACGAAGTTGGAAAGGAAGTACGAAACTACAGATGTGTCGGAAAGTACTCAAGTGGCACCAAATGCACGGCCACAGTG ATGGGTAGTGAAAATCACTTCTACTCGGATCCGACCAAACTCGATCACAAATGCATTCCAAGATCGCTTCTTCAGGAGATTTCTATGCGCACCAAAAGAACTGTGTATAACCCTTCTTGGGATATTCATGAGAAGAGAAGATCGGCACT cCGTGCACGTGAAAACCTCGTCAAGGATGAATCACCTTCGAACAAGGGAGGATGCTCTGGAGCTCAGAG caaatctGCTACCCGTACTCCGATGGAGAAGCCCAAGTAG
- a CDS encoding hypothetical protein (NECATOR_CHRX.G21329.T2) yields the protein MQTAFAAQFRNLITSVYVSRILKLFDRIQYSTMSDSQPSGSLPAVSSFFPMYSPTFPPYVPSLYEPYQYYSGFPSVTSLPSTCAPVDVFREQSQFTSSPLYSTVFSTFASVHPTLCTQLSGETSSSDQAQTSSSGLTVTSSETSEEPSTSGVEMTRNEKNSNNSLLGDQSPVQNSSPDVERSCRKETGASTGSERTFPALIVYSCDRIRPVLLYNAPDTNRCYSFSYSRKKSRFDVYLCNGCYETKKEMITVLVNNNHFQSDPARLEHICTPKLLTDEISAWTNRKVKLPLTRYLVVQKVVVKKDRKRRTVQPRASIVQQTAKSKDTSLVKVSSAKKRYQHYHSLHPPLIGIEANRCFLFSSSCTFRLFIVYVFNTAMLKIFIKHR from the exons ATGCAGACAGCGTTTGCTGCGCAATTTCGCAACCTAATCACATCTGTGTACGTCAGCCGTATCCTTAAGTTATTTGATCGCATCCAG TACTCTACAATGTCCGACTCTCAACCATCCGGAAGTCTCCCCGCGGTTTCGTCATTTTTCCCGATGTATTCGCCGACATTTCCACCTTATGTACCGTCCCTGTATGAACCGTATCAGTactattctggatttccttctgTTACTTCATTACCGTCAACGTGTGCTCCTGTTGACGTTTTTCGCGAACAGTCACAATTTACGAGTTCGCCACTGTATTCTACGGTATTCTCAACTTTCGCGTCAGTCCATCCTACGCTCTGCACTCAACTTTCGGGCGAGACTTCCTCTTCCGATCAGGCTCAGACTTCATCTTCAGGATTAACGGTGACAAGTTCAGAAACATCCGAAGAACCTTCCACCTCTGGAGTGGAGATGACCcgaaacgaaaagaattcaaataaCTCTCTTCTTGGGGACCAGTCTCCCGTCCAGAATAGTTCTCCCGACGTTGAACGATCCTGCCGGAAAGAAACCGGTGCCAGCACTGGTTCGGAAAGAACTTTTCCTGCATTGATCGTTTATTCCTGCGATAGAATTCGTCCCGTCCTTCTGTACAATGCACCAGATACGAATCGTTGCTACTCATTCTCATATTCCCGTAAGAAAAGCCGTTTTGATGTTTACTTATGTAATGGTTGTTATgaaacgaagaaggagatgaTCACAGTG CTTGTCAATAACAACCACTTCCAATCCGATCCTGCCAGACTTGAGCACATTTGCACGCCTAAATTGCTCACTGACGAGATTTCTGCTTGGACAAATAGGAAGGTGAAGTTGCCGTTAACGAGATATCTTGTCGTACAGAAGGTTGTTGTCAA GAAGGATAGGAAACGACGTACCGTGCAGCCACGTGCTTCAATTGTCCAGCAAACTGCCAAGAGTAAGGATACCAGTCTTGTGAAAGTATCATCTGCTA AGAAAAGA TATCAACACTATCATTCACTTCATCCACCTTTAATTG GTATTGAAGCGAATAgatgtttcttgttttcttcgaGTTGTACTTTTAGACTATTCATTGTGTACGTCTTTAATACTGCTATGCTAAAGATTTTCATAAAG CACCGCTAA
- a CDS encoding hypothetical protein (NECATOR_CHRX.G21329.T1) — protein MYCYQYSTMSDSQPSGSLPAVSSFFPMYSPTFPPYVPSLYEPYQYYSGFPSVTSLPSTCAPVDVFREQSQFTSSPLYSTVFSTFASVHPTLCTQLSGETSSSDQAQTSSSGLTVTSSETSEEPSTSGVEMTRNEKNSNNSLLGDQSPVQNSSPDVERSCRKETGASTGSERTFPALIVYSCDRIRPVLLYNAPDTNRCYSFSYSRKKSRFDVYLCNGCYETKKEMITVLVNNNHFQSDPARLEHICTPKLLTDEISAWTNRKVKLPLTRYLVVQKVVVKKDRKRRTVQPRASIVQQTAKSKDTSLVKVSSAKKRVTRSQTRIEANRCFLFSSSCTFRLFIVYVFNTAMLKIFIKHR, from the exons ATGTACTGTTACCAGTACTCTACAATGTCCGACTCTCAACCATCCGGAAGTCTCCCCGCGGTTTCGTCATTTTTCCCGATGTATTCGCCGACATTTCCACCTTATGTACCGTCCCTGTATGAACCGTATCAGTactattctggatttccttctgTTACTTCATTACCGTCAACGTGTGCTCCTGTTGACGTTTTTCGCGAACAGTCACAATTTACGAGTTCGCCACTGTATTCTACGGTATTCTCAACTTTCGCGTCAGTCCATCCTACGCTCTGCACTCAACTTTCGGGCGAGACTTCCTCTTCCGATCAGGCTCAGACTTCATCTTCAGGATTAACGGTGACAAGTTCAGAAACATCCGAAGAACCTTCCACCTCTGGAGTGGAGATGACCcgaaacgaaaagaattcaaataaCTCTCTTCTTGGGGACCAGTCTCCCGTCCAGAATAGTTCTCCCGACGTTGAACGATCCTGCCGGAAAGAAACCGGTGCCAGCACTGGTTCGGAAAGAACTTTTCCTGCATTGATCGTTTATTCCTGCGATAGAATTCGTCCCGTCCTTCTGTACAATGCACCAGATACGAATCGTTGCTACTCATTCTCATATTCCCGTAAGAAAAGCCGTTTTGATGTTTACTTATGTAATGGTTGTTATgaaacgaagaaggagatgaTCACAGTG CTTGTCAATAACAACCACTTCCAATCCGATCCTGCCAGACTTGAGCACATTTGCACGCCTAAATTGCTCACTGACGAGATTTCTGCTTGGACAAATAGGAAGGTGAAGTTGCCGTTAACGAGATATCTTGTCGTACAGAAGGTTGTTGTCAA GAAGGATAGGAAACGACGTACCGTGCAGCCACGTGCTTCAATTGTCCAGCAAACTGCCAAGAGTAAGGATACCAGTCTTGTGAAAGTATCATCTGCTA AGAAAAGAGTTACTCGTTCGCAAACTC GTATTGAAGCGAATAgatgtttcttgttttcttcgaGTTGTACTTTTAGACTATTCATTGTGTACGTCTTTAATACTGCTATGCTAAAGATTTTCATAAAG CACCGCTAA
- a CDS encoding hypothetical protein (NECATOR_CHRX.G21330.T2), whose product MSEKQSPVEENFTEPLLCMPSTLVDQDVVLELILWMDYFIFFSTILSSFLQVYVLRQANRHIRRSASDQCLHVFLFSMTMGDFIQTAFCYPIEAISRILQNRHELPMILNVTVHFLTWVTLSGSSLSLILLNLDKLLYFKYPLRYSAYVTKRCGIILALTVWACCLIFVAGAWYFECFKCGENCSSIHLLHDRWGMYLLFSISVCVMPTLTSLAVALYIVKVVSTHRKKLAEEQALYQTGPSRQVLASRLRTFYFVFMTTVFTAATLLPFRISSIIMSFSEHNEISSCTGTLSRWVMANLISLNAIFNPLITVTAHLETKQRLQTYKDTFGAYQFQRMINLLRAIDGTDF is encoded by the exons ATGTCCGAGAAACAGTCTCCAGTAGAAGAGAATTTTACTGAACCTCTCTTGTGTATGCCGTCCACG CTTGTTGATCAAGATGTAGTTCTTGAACTCATCCTTTGGATGGACTACTTCATCTTCTTCTCTACGATATTATCATCATTCCTGCAAGTCTATGTACTAAGGCAG GCAAATCGACATATTCGTCGAAGCGCGAGTGATCAGTGCCTGCATGTGTTCCTTTTCAGTATGACTATGGGAGATTTTATTCAAACAG CTTTTTGTTATCCTATCGAGGCGATTTCACGGATCCTGCAAAATCGTCATGAGTTACCAATGATCTTGAACGTCACTGTACACTTTCTCACATGGGTTACGCTGTCTGGTTCAAGTTTAAGCCTCATCCTACTCAATCTCGACAAACTGCTATACTTCAAATATCCGCTGAG ATATTCAGCCTACGTGACTAAACGTTGTGGTATCATACTAGCATTGACAGTATGGGCGTGTTGTTTGATATTTGTCGCTGGAGCATGGTACTTTGAATGTTTCAA atGCGGAGAAAACTGCAGTTCGATACATCTTCTGCACGATCGTTGGGGAATGTACCTACTTTTTTCG ATCAGCGTATGTGTGATGCCTACTTTAACATCGTTAGCCGTTGCATTATATATTGTCAAAGTTGTATCCACACACAGAAAGAAGTTGGCTGAAG AGCAGGCACTCTATCAAACTGGACCATCTCGTCAGGTGCTCGCCTCACGTCTTCGGACCTTCTATTTTGTCTTTATGACAACAGTATTCACGGCAGCTACTCTGTTGCCATTCAGGATCAGCTCCATCATTATGAGTTTCAGTGAACACAATGAG ATATCTTCGTGCACTGGCACGCTTTCTCGTTGGGTAATGGCGAACCTGATCAGTCTTAATGCa attttcaaCCCTCTGATCACAGTTACG GCACATCTAGAAACGAAACAAAGACTACAGACTTATAAG GATACCTTTGGGGCCTATCAATTCCAACGGATGATAAATCTCCTCAGGGCGATAGATGGAACAGATTTTTAG